In Halorhabdus tiamatea SARL4B, a genomic segment contains:
- a CDS encoding ArsR/SmtB family transcription factor codes for MIELREDSLYDRQADLCTVFSNAKRLKLLDLLKEGDEQTVSQLQEATGIPQSTVSRHLKLMRDQGVVEKRNDGVHSYYTLRDERVATSMELMRDVLIDRLEHDDQLAVTE; via the coding sequence ATGATCGAGCTCAGGGAGGATTCGCTGTACGATCGACAGGCGGATCTCTGTACGGTGTTCTCTAACGCGAAGCGACTCAAGCTGCTCGATCTCCTCAAGGAGGGCGACGAACAGACGGTCTCACAGCTTCAGGAGGCCACAGGCATCCCCCAGTCGACGGTCTCCCGGCATCTCAAGCTGATGCGTGACCAGGGGGTCGTCGAGAAGCGAAACGACGGCGTCCACAGCTACTACACCCTGCGAGACGAACGCGTCGCGACGAGTATGGAACTGATGCGCGACGTCCTGATCGACCGACTCGAACACGACGATCAGCTCGCTGTCACCGAGTAA
- a CDS encoding RNA-guided endonuclease InsQ/TnpB family protein → MEYSHRYPAYPTQEVAAELEHHIDIHRQAYNYTLYEYENVDADDIGSAYKHHYRLPDWKDEFSVFSEVNSKALQRTVTRFYDNLDGLSEQKENGRTVGKLNWKSPREFQSMTFSQSGFELKNTSGRHATLWLSKIGDIPIRYHREIPDEADIKEVTVKKETTGDWFVSFGLETDETDLPEKPDVDSLNVNNSVGIDLGILNYIHTSNGKTVDWLDLEDEYERLRREQRKLSHKEQGSNNYEKQRREVAKVKRHIRRKVLDYQHKITTWLVREYDAVFVEDLNVKGMLKQSHNAQNKQDAAWRQFITLLEYKAGLYGCHVKQVEARGTTTECASCGVETAKPIWVREHSCPSCGFECDRDANAAMNVLQRGFSELGLEWPESTSVETALPTDTTSVSAKRVIETGSPTLNEATTVAE, encoded by the coding sequence ATGGAGTACAGTCACCGTTACCCTGCATACCCGACACAAGAGGTAGCGGCTGAACTGGAACATCATATCGACATTCATCGCCAAGCGTACAACTACACTCTGTACGAATACGAGAACGTGGATGCCGACGACATCGGCTCCGCGTACAAACACCACTACCGACTTCCCGATTGGAAAGACGAGTTCTCCGTCTTCTCGGAGGTCAACTCGAAGGCTTTGCAACGAACCGTCACACGGTTCTACGACAACCTCGACGGACTCTCCGAACAGAAAGAGAACGGTCGAACGGTCGGGAAACTCAATTGGAAGTCACCGAGAGAGTTCCAAAGTATGACGTTTTCGCAGTCCGGCTTCGAACTCAAAAACACGAGTGGCCGACACGCGACACTCTGGCTCTCCAAAATCGGTGACATTCCGATTCGCTATCACCGGGAGATCCCTGACGAAGCGGATATCAAAGAAGTCACGGTCAAGAAGGAGACAACCGGTGACTGGTTCGTCTCGTTCGGACTGGAAACCGACGAAACTGACCTACCCGAGAAGCCCGACGTGGATTCACTGAACGTGAACAATAGCGTCGGGATTGACCTCGGCATCCTGAACTACATCCACACCTCGAACGGTAAAACCGTGGACTGGCTCGACCTCGAAGACGAATACGAGCGTCTGCGCCGTGAACAACGCAAGTTGTCGCACAAGGAGCAAGGGTCGAATAACTACGAGAAACAACGCCGGGAAGTGGCGAAGGTCAAGCGTCACATCCGGCGGAAGGTGCTGGACTACCAGCACAAGATTACGACATGGCTTGTCCGCGAATACGACGCCGTATTCGTCGAGGACTTGAACGTGAAGGGGATGCTGAAACAGTCGCATAATGCTCAGAACAAGCAGGATGCGGCGTGGCGACAGTTCATCACCCTTCTCGAATACAAGGCTGGCCTGTATGGCTGTCACGTCAAGCAGGTTGAAGCACGAGGGACGACGACGGAATGTGCGTCGTGCGGTGTGGAGACTGCGAAGCCGATTTGGGTTCGGGAGCACTCTTGCCCGAGTTGTGGGTTCGAGTGTGACCGGGATGCGAATGCGGCGATGAACGTACTGCAACGCGGTTTTTCTGAACTAGGGCTGGAATGGCCCGAATCCACGTCTGTGGAGACTGCGCTCCCTACGGACACCACTTCGGTGTCTGCAAAGCGCGTCATCGAAACAGGAAGCCCCACCCTCAACGAAGCCACAACAGTGGCTGAGTAG
- a CDS encoding MFS transporter — translation MTERAQSGRGLILLSVAAGWLFAQGLRFVLPGILPTITASFPSTSDTQAGIAVTVLWATYGVVQFPAGIAADRIGEARVLTASLLLGAASLLAFTFTPVFGLFVVATGLFGAATGLYGPPRGTLLARVFADRADRAIGLTLAAGSLGAAVLPAIASLVVDGFGWRATLGLAAPGFALAGVAVYLTAGRAESGERNETPDLDDNSDATDSSTVTQSIGSSLWVAAKSIWNPQAGLATLAAIVMYFGYQGITALVTTYLVDHKGFVQAEAGVLFGGLFLVGALSQWLAGRIATNRRSARVLAAIAAVSVLPLVGLVVFDHRLLVAASVLLIGVRMGFAPVSNAFIIRCLPPDVEGTAWGVVRTALFVVSSLASTMVGVLADAGQFDGAILGLAGLTGVAAMLYLGLPSCQARRLLDRV, via the coding sequence ATGACCGAGCGCGCTCAGTCGGGGCGGGGATTGATCCTGCTGAGCGTGGCCGCCGGGTGGCTGTTCGCCCAGGGGTTGCGATTCGTCCTGCCGGGGATTCTGCCGACGATCACGGCGTCGTTCCCGTCCACGAGTGATACCCAGGCCGGGATCGCCGTCACGGTGCTGTGGGCGACGTACGGCGTCGTGCAGTTTCCCGCCGGCATCGCGGCCGACCGGATCGGCGAAGCGCGGGTGCTGACGGCGAGTTTGCTCCTGGGAGCGGCGAGTCTGCTCGCGTTCACGTTCACCCCGGTGTTCGGGCTGTTCGTCGTCGCGACCGGACTGTTCGGTGCGGCGACCGGCCTCTACGGTCCGCCGCGGGGGACCTTGCTCGCCCGCGTCTTCGCCGATCGAGCCGACCGGGCGATCGGACTCACACTCGCGGCCGGCAGCCTCGGGGCGGCCGTCCTGCCGGCGATCGCGTCGCTCGTGGTCGACGGATTCGGCTGGCGGGCGACGCTCGGGCTCGCGGCCCCCGGTTTCGCCCTGGCCGGCGTCGCGGTCTATCTCACGGCCGGGCGTGCCGAGAGCGGCGAGAGAAACGAGACGCCCGATCTCGACGACAACAGTGACGCTACGGACAGTTCAACCGTCACACAGTCGATCGGATCGTCGCTGTGGGTCGCCGCGAAATCGATCTGGAATCCCCAGGCGGGGCTGGCGACGCTCGCGGCGATCGTGATGTACTTCGGCTATCAGGGGATCACCGCCCTCGTCACCACGTATCTCGTCGATCACAAGGGCTTCGTCCAGGCCGAGGCCGGCGTGCTGTTCGGTGGCCTGTTTCTCGTGGGCGCACTCTCCCAGTGGCTGGCCGGCCGGATCGCCACGAACCGCCGGTCTGCGCGGGTGTTGGCCGCGATCGCCGCCGTGAGCGTCCTGCCGCTCGTTGGGCTCGTGGTCTTCGATCACCGCCTGCTCGTCGCGGCGAGCGTGCTCCTGATCGGCGTCCGGATGGGCTTTGCACCCGTCTCGAACGCGTTCATCATCCGGTGTCTCCCGCCCGACGTCGAGGGGACCGCCTGGGGTGTCGTCCGGACAGCCCTGTTCGTCGTGAGTTCGCTCGCCTCGACCATGGTCGGCGTGCTCGCCGACGCCGGCCAGTTCGACGGCGCGATCCTGGGGCTCGCGGGACTCACCGGCGTGGCCGCGATGCTCTATCTCGGGCTGCCGTCGTGTCAGGCTCGCCGCCTGCTCGATCGCGTCTAG
- a CDS encoding aconitate hydratase, producing MGQTLTEKILDDHLVDGELTPGEEIGIEIDQALTQDTTGTLVWLQFEALELEEAQTELAAQYCDHQTYQFDFKNTDDHRFLRSAAGKYGAYFSRPGNGICHQVHKEHFAKPGKTMLGSDSHTPTPGGLGELAIGAGGLDLAVAMGGGAYYIEMPEIVNVRLEGELPEWATAKDVILELLRRLTVKGGVGKVLEFSGPGVESLTVPERTTITNMGTELGATTSIFPTDGETKDYLERLGRGEDYVEIGPDEDAEYADQIVVDLSDLEPLIATPSMPDNIVPVREVAGEDVEQVIIGSCTNGAYEDILPAAKMLEGREIDPTTEMIVAPGSKQASEMLAREGWASEMMAAGVNFSESTCGACIGIGHVPASDSVSLRTFNRNFEGRSGLEDDKVYLCSPEVATASAIAGEIVDPRDLADELDMDVPGFELPDEYYGADTDIIEPENAVDDELIKGPNIGEVPLKDPMDERLEGSALLKMGDNITTDHIIPATQDILMYRSNIPKLSEFTLSRVDEDFADRALEADGGFLVAGENYGQGSSREHAALCPMYLGVEGVLARSFARIHKANLFNFGLLPLEIDEDTYEQIDQGDDVEIVEDVAAAVRSGAEEFTVRVNDEWEATATLDASEREREILADGGKLAHTKMQYDDASGATPADD from the coding sequence ATGGGACAGACGCTCACAGAGAAGATTCTCGACGATCATCTCGTCGACGGGGAACTCACCCCCGGCGAGGAGATCGGAATCGAGATCGATCAGGCACTCACACAGGACACGACGGGGACGCTCGTCTGGCTCCAGTTCGAGGCGCTCGAACTCGAGGAGGCCCAGACCGAGCTTGCCGCCCAGTACTGTGACCACCAGACCTATCAGTTCGACTTTAAGAACACCGACGACCACCGATTCCTGCGGTCTGCGGCCGGGAAGTACGGCGCGTACTTCTCGCGGCCGGGGAACGGCATCTGCCACCAGGTCCACAAGGAGCACTTCGCGAAACCCGGCAAGACGATGCTCGGCTCGGACAGTCACACGCCGACGCCCGGCGGGCTGGGCGAACTCGCGATCGGTGCGGGCGGGCTCGACCTCGCGGTTGCGATGGGTGGCGGAGCCTACTACATCGAGATGCCCGAGATCGTCAACGTCCGCTTAGAGGGCGAGTTGCCCGAGTGGGCGACCGCCAAGGACGTCATCCTCGAACTCCTCCGGCGGCTCACCGTCAAGGGCGGCGTCGGCAAGGTCCTGGAGTTCTCCGGGCCGGGCGTCGAGTCGCTGACGGTCCCCGAGCGGACGACGATCACCAACATGGGGACCGAACTCGGCGCGACGACGTCGATCTTCCCGACCGACGGGGAGACCAAAGACTACCTGGAACGTCTCGGCCGCGGCGAGGACTACGTCGAGATCGGGCCGGACGAGGACGCCGAGTACGCCGACCAGATCGTCGTCGACCTCTCGGATCTCGAACCGCTGATCGCGACGCCGTCGATGCCCGACAACATCGTCCCGGTCCGTGAGGTCGCGGGCGAGGACGTCGAGCAGGTCATCATCGGCTCGTGTACCAACGGGGCCTACGAGGACATCCTGCCCGCGGCGAAGATGCTCGAGGGCCGCGAGATCGACCCGACCACGGAGATGATCGTCGCACCCGGCTCGAAGCAGGCCTCCGAGATGCTCGCCCGCGAGGGCTGGGCCTCCGAGATGATGGCCGCCGGCGTCAACTTCTCCGAGTCGACCTGTGGGGCCTGTATCGGTATCGGCCACGTGCCCGCGAGCGATTCGGTCAGCCTGCGGACGTTCAACCGCAACTTCGAAGGCCGGTCGGGCCTGGAGGACGACAAGGTCTATCTCTGCTCGCCCGAAGTCGCGACGGCGTCGGCCATCGCCGGCGAGATCGTCGACCCGCGCGACCTGGCCGACGAACTCGACATGGATGTCCCCGGATTCGAACTGCCAGATGAGTACTACGGTGCGGACACGGACATCATCGAGCCCGAGAACGCGGTCGACGACGAACTCATCAAGGGGCCTAACATCGGCGAGGTGCCGCTGAAGGACCCGATGGACGAGCGACTCGAAGGCTCGGCCCTGCTCAAGATGGGCGACAACATCACGACCGACCACATCATCCCGGCGACCCAGGACATCCTGATGTACCGGTCGAACATTCCGAAGCTCTCGGAGTTCACCCTCTCGCGCGTCGACGAGGACTTCGCGGACCGCGCGCTGGAGGCCGACGGCGGGTTCCTCGTCGCCGGCGAGAACTACGGCCAGGGCTCCTCGCGTGAGCACGCCGCCCTCTGCCCGATGTACCTCGGCGTCGAGGGCGTCCTCGCCCGGAGCTTCGCCCGGATCCACAAGGCGAACCTGTTCAACTTCGGGCTCCTCCCCTTGGAGATCGACGAGGACACCTACGAGCAGATCGACCAGGGCGACGACGTCGAGATCGTCGAGGACGTCGCCGCTGCGGTCCGGTCCGGTGCCGAGGAGTTCACGGTCCGGGTCAACGACGAGTGGGAAGCCACGGCGACGCTCGACGCCTCCGAACGCGAGCGCGAGATCCTCGCCGACGGTGGCAAGTTGGCCCACACGAAGATGCAGTACGACGACGCCAGCGGCGCGACGCCGGCCGACGACTGA
- a CDS encoding deoxyuridine 5'-triphosphate nucleotidohydrolase, with protein MFKSGRFIAAQLEDLRDDQVQPNGVDLTLEAVFEQTSAGRIGRDGKTVGEREPIDAEDGWYRLPPGGYVVRYAETVRIPEDHVGFLLPRSSLLRNSCMLDTAVWDAGYEGRGEGLLEVHHEIELEAGARIAQLVLADAAHSGTYEGDYQGEHVA; from the coding sequence ATGTTCAAGAGTGGTCGCTTCATCGCCGCACAGCTCGAGGACCTTCGGGACGACCAGGTCCAGCCCAACGGCGTCGACCTGACGCTCGAGGCCGTCTTCGAACAGACCTCGGCTGGCCGCATTGGCCGAGACGGCAAGACCGTCGGCGAGCGCGAGCCGATCGACGCCGAAGACGGGTGGTATCGCCTCCCCCCGGGCGGGTACGTCGTCCGGTACGCCGAGACCGTCCGGATCCCGGAGGATCACGTCGGTTTTCTGCTCCCGCGGTCGTCGCTGTTGCGCAACTCCTGCATGCTCGACACCGCCGTCTGGGACGCCGGCTACGAGGGCCGTGGCGAGGGACTGCTGGAAGTCCACCACGAGATCGAACTCGAAGCCGGCGCGCGCATCGCCCAGCTCGTGCTGGCCGACGCCGCCCACTCGGGTACCTACGAAGGCGACTACCAGGGCGAACACGTCGCCTGA
- the tnpC gene encoding IS66 family transposase, translated as MGSLNRDNLTKEELFSRFLQLEQRVEEVEQENAQLREKLQEKDERIEELETRLRKYENPHTPPSKRRSGTDESPTSQDDEDDDLRTDGGTPGRKDGHDPEWRSTADPDEEIEVTCDRCPECGDHFDESVGVSPRLVEEIPDPQPPEITRYNRHYYQCDSCGTETVAAHPDCPDEGQFGVNVIAQSALSRYDHRLPYRKIADRFEQLHGLELSGASAWHATERAARAGRCEYEQIRQEILDADVVHIDETGIKRDGEQAWIWTFQTVQHTLYAVRESRGSDVPAEVLGEDFAGTVVCDGWTAYPAFSSNLQRCWAHILREAEDAAEKQAEGEPIYQALRQVYVALQARLESDPSPRERANLQRVARRELESLIDRSVPDGPVATLLGKIEGGLDHWLTFVGEPAVSPTNNAAENALREPVVLRKIIGTLRNERGMFVHETVLSLLATWRQQGRNPYEELRRVVSNNEMISRAHAVPAVETSG; from the coding sequence GTGGGATCTTTGAACAGAGATAATCTCACCAAAGAGGAGTTGTTCTCCCGGTTTTTACAACTTGAACAACGAGTCGAAGAGGTTGAACAAGAGAACGCACAGCTTCGAGAGAAGTTACAAGAGAAAGACGAGCGGATCGAAGAACTCGAAACACGTCTTCGCAAATACGAGAATCCGCACACTCCACCCAGCAAGCGACGGTCGGGGACCGACGAGTCCCCGACCTCGCAAGATGACGAAGACGACGATCTCCGAACTGACGGTGGCACTCCCGGTCGGAAAGACGGTCACGATCCGGAGTGGCGTTCTACAGCTGATCCCGACGAAGAAATCGAAGTCACCTGTGACCGTTGTCCCGAGTGTGGCGACCACTTCGACGAGTCGGTGGGCGTCAGCCCCCGACTCGTCGAGGAGATCCCTGATCCGCAGCCCCCAGAGATCACCCGGTACAACCGCCACTACTACCAGTGCGATTCCTGTGGAACAGAGACAGTTGCGGCTCACCCCGACTGCCCCGATGAGGGGCAGTTCGGGGTGAACGTCATCGCTCAATCAGCTCTGTCACGGTACGATCACCGCCTTCCTTACCGGAAGATCGCTGATCGCTTCGAGCAACTACACGGACTCGAACTCTCGGGTGCATCCGCGTGGCACGCGACCGAGCGCGCTGCACGCGCCGGTCGCTGTGAGTACGAGCAGATCCGTCAAGAGATTCTGGATGCTGACGTGGTTCACATCGACGAGACAGGCATCAAACGCGACGGTGAACAGGCATGGATTTGGACGTTTCAGACCGTCCAACATACGTTGTACGCGGTCAGGGAGAGTCGTGGAAGTGATGTTCCCGCGGAAGTCCTCGGCGAGGACTTCGCGGGAACGGTGGTCTGTGACGGGTGGACGGCGTACCCAGCTTTCAGCAGCAACCTCCAGCGGTGCTGGGCGCACATTCTTCGAGAGGCTGAAGACGCCGCGGAAAAGCAGGCGGAAGGTGAACCGATCTACCAGGCTCTCAGACAGGTATACGTCGCTCTCCAGGCCCGGCTGGAGAGCGACCCAAGTCCTCGTGAGAGAGCAAACCTCCAGCGTGTGGCGCGAAGAGAGCTTGAATCGCTGATTGACCGGTCAGTACCCGACGGACCAGTGGCAACACTGCTCGGGAAGATCGAAGGAGGTCTCGACCACTGGCTCACCTTCGTCGGTGAGCCAGCGGTCTCTCCGACAAACAATGCCGCAGAGAACGCGCTTCGGGAGCCAGTAGTTCTCCGGAAAATCATCGGAACGCTCCGTAATGAACGAGGAATGTTCGTTCACGAGACGGTCTTGTCCCTGCTGGCGACGTGGCGCCAGCAGGGACGCAATCCATACGAAGAGCTTCGTCGAGTCGTCAGCAACAATGAAATGATCTCACGGGCTCACGCTGTGCCGGCTGTCGAGACCTCGGGGTAA
- a CDS encoding helix-turn-helix domain-containing protein, with amino-acid sequence MRADPTVATVKRLSSKASGTLYRSTHADLPTVAVYNAAIEHDVLVLAGSSDGDGWNVRLRIPDREALSVFCDRCAQLGVDVSVRSIRDRNEAPLDDEFGLTTSQRELLALAWDRGYFSIPRDASLSELAAELGISQQAASERLRRGLRTMVSNTVCEDDVIANCRSP; translated from the coding sequence CTGCGGGCTGATCCGACCGTCGCGACGGTGAAGCGCCTGTCCTCGAAGGCGTCCGGGACGCTGTACCGGTCGACCCACGCGGACCTGCCGACAGTCGCCGTCTACAACGCCGCGATCGAACACGACGTGCTGGTGCTCGCGGGCAGCAGTGACGGGGACGGCTGGAACGTCCGACTGCGAATCCCCGACCGTGAAGCGCTGTCAGTGTTCTGTGATCGATGTGCACAACTCGGGGTCGACGTCTCGGTGCGGTCGATCAGAGACCGGAACGAGGCCCCACTCGACGACGAGTTCGGTCTCACGACGTCACAGCGGGAACTCCTTGCGCTCGCGTGGGACCGTGGCTACTTCTCGATTCCACGGGACGCGTCGCTGTCGGAACTCGCGGCCGAGCTCGGCATCTCTCAGCAGGCCGCCTCCGAACGCCTACGTCGTGGCCTCCGGACGATGGTCTCGAACACCGTCTGTGAGGACGATGTGATCGCGAACTGTCGATCGCCCTGA
- a CDS encoding HalOD1 output domain-containing protein: MTSEEHYVIPGSAGDEWVRPQPVDELVVDAVLDATDYEADELDPLSSYVDLDELVAVFADETDATDLSFTVEDHDVTVHHTGDIDVESHS, encoded by the coding sequence ATGACTTCGGAGGAGCACTACGTCATTCCTGGGAGTGCGGGCGACGAATGGGTCCGCCCGCAGCCTGTCGACGAGCTCGTCGTCGACGCCGTCCTCGACGCCACTGACTACGAGGCGGACGAACTGGACCCGCTCTCGTCGTACGTCGATCTCGACGAACTCGTCGCGGTCTTTGCGGACGAGACCGACGCGACCGACCTCTCCTTTACTGTCGAGGATCACGACGTGACCGTCCACCACACCGGCGACATCGACGTCGAATCCCACTCCTGA
- a CDS encoding methylglyoxal synthase, whose product MTRIALIAHDDEKPEMIDFVRAHKDVLSGFDLVATGTTGKRIMEETGLDVERKQSGPLGGDTQIGAEVADEALDGIVFLRDPLTAQPHEPDITALLRICDVHDTPMATTRTSAEFLIEGLANE is encoded by the coding sequence ATGACCCGGATTGCACTCATCGCCCACGACGACGAGAAGCCCGAGATGATCGACTTCGTGCGCGCCCACAAGGACGTCCTCTCGGGGTTCGACCTCGTCGCCACTGGCACGACGGGCAAACGAATCATGGAGGAGACCGGTCTCGACGTCGAGCGCAAACAGTCCGGACCGCTGGGCGGGGACACCCAGATCGGTGCGGAAGTGGCCGACGAAGCCCTCGACGGGATCGTCTTCCTCCGCGATCCGTTGACCGCCCAGCCACACGAGCCCGACATCACGGCACTGCTCCGCATCTGTGACGTCCACGACACACCGATGGCGACGACCCGAACCTCCGCCGAGTTCCTGATCGAAGGGCTGGCAAACGAATAA
- a CDS encoding metal-dependent hydrolase, which produces MHREGHVGAALLAYAPVGLIVFVAGFEGAAMAGAVGAGLLAMVPDYDQRVPGITHRGITHTVWFATLVGIGLGLVGLAIGSNDGILAAIGLGVFWLVVGTVTILSHIAADALTPMGVEPYAPVRDDHYSYDLARAANPIANYALLGVGVITSGLALVAGNAIASVLS; this is translated from the coding sequence GTGCATCGAGAGGGCCATGTCGGGGCTGCCTTGCTCGCCTACGCGCCGGTCGGGTTGATCGTCTTCGTCGCGGGGTTCGAGGGAGCCGCAATGGCCGGTGCAGTCGGGGCCGGTCTTCTCGCGATGGTTCCGGATTACGACCAGCGCGTCCCAGGCATCACGCATCGTGGGATCACCCATACGGTCTGGTTCGCCACCCTCGTCGGGATCGGGCTCGGTCTCGTCGGTCTCGCGATCGGCTCGAATGACGGCATTCTCGCGGCGATCGGCCTCGGCGTGTTCTGGCTGGTGGTCGGGACGGTCACGATCCTCTCACACATCGCCGCAGACGCGCTCACGCCGATGGGTGTCGAACCGTACGCGCCGGTCCGTGACGACCACTACTCCTACGACCTCGCCCGAGCGGCGAACCCGATCGCGAACTACGCCTTACTCGGTGTTGGCGTGATCACGTCGGGGCTGGCGCTGGTAGCAGGCAACGCGATTGCGAGTGTCCTTTCCTGA
- a CDS encoding VOC family protein, translating into MPTDGTLPAETRLGRTALRVADLAATTDFYREVVGLTLLERSAERTTLGAGDTPLLVLERDETAVEPSRSAAGLFHTAFRVPSRGALGDALTRVRERGHLDGASNHGVSEALYLTDPEGNGVEIYRDFPRAEWPTSDDGRVRMWTEPLDIEGVSEAATGMDGVPDGTDLGHVHLEVTSLAAFRECYVDTLGFTEQTTLPDASFVAAGGYHHHVGANTWGQRSAPASGRGLAWFEVLLPDTRTLEAVENRVAASQYSATQTAASLSVTGPDDIEVRFRVTS; encoded by the coding sequence ATGCCGACCGATGGGACACTCCCGGCAGAGACACGGCTCGGGCGAACGGCCCTGCGGGTGGCCGACCTCGCCGCAACGACCGACTTCTATCGCGAGGTTGTCGGTCTCACACTCCTCGAGCGGTCGGCGGAACGGACGACACTCGGGGCCGGTGACACTCCGTTGCTCGTACTGGAACGCGACGAGACCGCTGTCGAGCCGAGTCGCTCAGCCGCCGGGCTCTTCCACACCGCGTTCAGGGTCCCGTCGCGAGGGGCACTTGGCGACGCGCTGACCCGGGTTCGAGAGCGAGGGCACCTCGACGGCGCGTCGAATCACGGCGTGAGCGAAGCCCTCTACCTCACCGATCCGGAAGGCAACGGCGTCGAGATATACCGGGATTTCCCGCGTGCGGAATGGCCGACCAGCGACGACGGCCGCGTCCGGATGTGGACCGAACCGCTCGATATCGAGGGGGTTTCAGAGGCAGCCACCGGGATGGACGGCGTTCCCGACGGGACCGACCTCGGCCACGTCCACCTCGAAGTGACGTCCCTCGCGGCGTTCCGGGAGTGCTACGTGGACACGCTCGGGTTCACGGAACAGACCACCCTCCCCGACGCGTCGTTCGTCGCCGCCGGGGGCTATCACCATCACGTCGGTGCCAACACCTGGGGACAGCGAAGCGCACCGGCCAGCGGTCGCGGACTGGCCTGGTTCGAAGTACTCCTGCCGGATACACGGACGCTCGAGGCGGTCGAAAACCGCGTCGCCGCCAGTCAGTATTCGGCGACCCAGACAGCGGCGTCCCTCTCAGTGACGGGGCCGGACGACATCGAAGTACGTTTTCGCGTCACGTCGTAG
- a CDS encoding membrane protein produces MMLPTHALAGMALALPVATVAPEFAGVALLAGLLGGSVPDFDMYVGHRKTLHYPVYYAALVVPAVALAVAVPAVWTVGAAVFLIAAAAHSLADVFGGGLELRPWEGTSDRAVYDHYRGRWIAPRQWVSYDGSPSDFVLSGALAVPLLFSIDGPLSWAVLAALAVAGVYAAVRRYLPSVAVRALDVIGPRLPEDVRSAVPSRYRDAHPEAFGSNMSD; encoded by the coding sequence ATGATGCTCCCGACCCACGCGCTCGCGGGGATGGCGCTGGCGCTGCCAGTGGCGACCGTCGCGCCGGAGTTCGCCGGCGTCGCCCTTCTGGCCGGCCTGCTCGGGGGCAGTGTCCCGGACTTCGACATGTACGTCGGCCACCGGAAGACACTGCACTACCCCGTCTACTATGCAGCCCTGGTGGTCCCCGCAGTCGCACTCGCCGTCGCCGTCCCGGCGGTCTGGACGGTCGGCGCGGCCGTCTTTCTGATCGCCGCGGCTGCCCACAGCCTCGCCGACGTCTTCGGGGGTGGACTCGAACTCAGGCCGTGGGAGGGGACATCCGACCGGGCCGTCTACGATCACTACCGAGGGCGATGGATCGCCCCCCGTCAGTGGGTCAGCTACGACGGCTCGCCCAGCGATTTCGTCCTGTCGGGCGCGCTCGCGGTCCCACTCTTGTTTTCGATCGACGGGCCCCTCAGCTGGGCGGTGCTCGCGGCGCTGGCGGTCGCGGGCGTCTACGCCGCCGTCCGTCGATACCTGCCGAGCGTCGCCGTCCGCGCCCTCGACGTCATCGGCCCGCGGCTCCCCGAGGACGTGCGGTCGGCCGTCCCGTCACGCTATCGCGACGCCCACCCGGAAGCGTTCGGTTCGAATATGTCCGATTGA